From the genome of Tachysurus fulvidraco isolate hzauxx_2018 chromosome 20, HZAU_PFXX_2.0, whole genome shotgun sequence, one region includes:
- the LOC113661305 gene encoding inositol polyphosphate 5-phosphatase K isoform X2: MDPAQPEQSAAFLMPSTGNLSPSSVPTLPPPASVCPTTKTLNPPALSTAKTSDTSLQECGGPVSTSLVSGSVSISRPRPTARSGVKSPRTVDPPAILATSSTSQSPTESLQGRRSPQSSQNAQLNPVKDAQLSPNKPLSPIQTQLSPSTKPNSLTFPSPSVTSGFLPKPNLNAQSILIPQPNLQSQTPEPIIISPGTAEKAPHKKSTNDDGDFRVHIVTWNVGSAMPPDDISGLFSPGVSDGSTDMFIVGLQEVNCMINKRLKDALFIDQWSELCMDTLGRFGYVLVASQRMHSVLLLVFSKFCHLPFLRGIQTQSTRTGLGGCWGNKGGVSVRMMMYGHPVCFLNCHLPAHMRNLEQRIEDFESILQQQQFEGGAAVGVLDHDVVFWFGDLNFRIDDYDIHVVKSAIENNKLSVLWEKDQLNITKKRESVMDEFVEGPLNFPPTYKFDVGTHTYDTSAKKRKPAWTDRILWRLRRTGSPVPSHNAALQRGLTSWLGGATRVTQSFYRSHMRYTVSDHKPVSALFCLHFPFKLDLPLVKLEVEKEWTKVSDASAKFTTASGFQRSSWDWVGLYKVGFKHHKDYAAYVWAKTDHSTQVTFPEEDLPRDSGEYVLGYYSHNMNSIVGITEPFQVQLPVCSPPAPPCPSHSDSSDASSEDDSTLVLLASNSRSPSPRTRSNKRQQRHHRSRSPAVPALQSLSLKPRDSPVSPRQAANTKKERLFSPESPSISPLSPANGISVPEALVAAILGEHRAPQGQTPAKSGDSNR; encoded by the exons ATGGATCCAGCACAGCCTGAGCAAAGCGCTGCATTCCTGATGCCATCTACGGGAAATCTTAGCCCATCTTCAGTTCCCACCCTGCCTCCTCCAGCTTCAGTTTGCCCCACCACAAAGACATTAAACCCTCCAGCACTCAGCACTGCCAAGACATCAGATACATCCCTGCAGGAATGTGGAGGCCCAGTGTCCACCTCTTTAGTGTCCGGCTCTGTTAGCATCAGCCGACCTAGGCCCACTGCCAGATCGGGGGTAAAATCCCCCAGAACTGTGGACCCTCCTGCTATTTTAGCGACAAGCTCTACATCTCAATCCCCTACAGAGTCACTGCAAGGACGCCGCAGCCCACAGAGCTCACAAAATGCTCAACTTAACCCAGTCAAAGATGCTCAGCTCAGTCCAAATAAACCGCTAAGTCCAATTCAGACCCAGCTGAGCCCCAGCACCAAGCCTAACTCATTAACTTTCCCTAGTCCTTCTGTAACCTCTGGTTTTCTCCCTAAACCAAACTTAAATGCTCAGTCTATCCTTATTCCTCAACCTAATCTCCAGAGCCAAACTCCAGAGCCGATCATCATAAGTCCTGGCACTGCAGAAAAAGCTCCACATAAGAAGTCCACCAACGATGATGGAGATTTCAG GGTTCACATTGTCACATGGAACGTCGGTTCAGCGATGCCACCCGATGACATCAGCGGGTTGTTCAGCCCAGGAGTCAGTGATGGGAGCACAGACATGTTTATCGTTGG GCTGCAGGAAGTGAACTGTATGATCAATAAGAGGCTGAAGGATGCACTCTTCATAGATCAGTGGAGTGAGCTGTGTATGGACACGCTCGGCCGCTTCGGTTACGTGCTG GTGGCGTCTCAGAGGATGCACAGTGTTTTGCTGCTGGTTTTCTCCAAGTTTTGCCACTTGCCGTTCCTGCGTGGGATTCAGACCCAAAGCACGCGGACTGGTCTCGGTGGCTGTTGG GGAAATAAgggtggtgtgagtgtgaggatgatgatgtaCGGTCACCCCGTGTGCTTTCTAAACTGCCATCTGCCGGCTCACATGCGGAACCTGGAGCAGCGCATTGAGGACTTTGAAAGCAtcctgcagcagcagcagttcgAGGGCGGAGCCGCTGTGGGCGTGCTGGATCATGA TGTCGTGTTCTGGTTTGGTGACCTGAACTTTCGCATTGATGACTACGATATCCACGTGGTGAAAAGTGCAATAGAGAACAATAAACTGTCTGTGCTCTGGGAGAAAGATCAG CTCAACATAACGAAGAAGAGAGAGTCTGTGATGGATGAGTTTGTGGAAGGACCTCTAAATTTCCCACCGACCTACAAGTTCGATGTGGGAACACACACGTATGACACaag tgCTAAGAAGAGGAAACCTGCGTGGACAGACCGAATCCTGTGGCGACTCCGCAGGACGGGTTCGCCCGTGCCGTCCCACAATGCCGCGCTGCAGCGTGGTCTTACCTCCTGGCTCGGTGGGGCCACACGGGTCACGCAGTCCTTTTACCGCAGTCACATGCGCTACACTGTTAGTGACCACAAACCTGTATCCGCCCTCTTCTGTCTGCAT TTTCCCTTTAAGCTGGATCTGCCATTAGTCAAGCTGGAGGTGGAGAAAGAGTGGACCAAGGTGTCAGATGCTTCAGCCAAGTTTACTACAGCATCAGGTTTCCAGAGAAGCTCCTGGGACTGGGTAGGATTGTACAAG GTGGGTTTCAAACACCACAAGGACTATGCAGCCTATGTCTGGGCCAAAACAGACCATTCCACTCAG GTGACTTTTCCCGAAGAGGATTTGCCTAGAGATTCAGGAGAATACGTGCTGGGTTACTACAGTCACAACATGAACAGCATTGTGGGAATTACAGAGCCGTTCCAG GTTCAGCTACCTGTCTGTTCCCCTCCTGCCCCGCCGTGTCCGTCCCACTCGGATAGTTCGGACGCAAGCTCTGAGGATGACAGCACTCTGGTCCTGCTGGCTTCCAACTCACGCAGCCCGAGTCCCAGGACACGCTCCAATAAACGGCAACAGCGGCACCATCGCAGTCGCAGCCCGGCCGTACCTGCTCTGCAGTCCCTCAGTTTGAAACCCAGAGACTCTCCTGTTTCACCCCGCCAGGCCGCGAACACCAAGAAAGAGCGTCTGTTTTCCCCCGAGTCACCTTCTATTAGTCCTCTGAGCCCTGCCAATGGCATCAGCGTCCCAGAAGCACTGGTTGCCGCAATCCTAGGGGAACACAGAGCACCTCAGGGCCAGACCCCTGCCAAAAGCGGGGACTCTAACCGATGA
- the LOC113661305 gene encoding inositol polyphosphate 5-phosphatase K isoform X1, with amino-acid sequence MDEIRSAFLVPVIIKKNNNFLSRFIVSTVNKRLMDPAQPEQSAAFLMPSTGNLSPSSVPTLPPPASVCPTTKTLNPPALSTAKTSDTSLQECGGPVSTSLVSGSVSISRPRPTARSGVKSPRTVDPPAILATSSTSQSPTESLQGRRSPQSSQNAQLNPVKDAQLSPNKPLSPIQTQLSPSTKPNSLTFPSPSVTSGFLPKPNLNAQSILIPQPNLQSQTPEPIIISPGTAEKAPHKKSTNDDGDFRVHIVTWNVGSAMPPDDISGLFSPGVSDGSTDMFIVGLQEVNCMINKRLKDALFIDQWSELCMDTLGRFGYVLVASQRMHSVLLLVFSKFCHLPFLRGIQTQSTRTGLGGCWGNKGGVSVRMMMYGHPVCFLNCHLPAHMRNLEQRIEDFESILQQQQFEGGAAVGVLDHDVVFWFGDLNFRIDDYDIHVVKSAIENNKLSVLWEKDQLNITKKRESVMDEFVEGPLNFPPTYKFDVGTHTYDTSAKKRKPAWTDRILWRLRRTGSPVPSHNAALQRGLTSWLGGATRVTQSFYRSHMRYTVSDHKPVSALFCLHFPFKLDLPLVKLEVEKEWTKVSDASAKFTTASGFQRSSWDWVGLYKVGFKHHKDYAAYVWAKTDHSTQVTFPEEDLPRDSGEYVLGYYSHNMNSIVGITEPFQVQLPVCSPPAPPCPSHSDSSDASSEDDSTLVLLASNSRSPSPRTRSNKRQQRHHRSRSPAVPALQSLSLKPRDSPVSPRQAANTKKERLFSPESPSISPLSPANGISVPEALVAAILGEHRAPQGQTPAKSGDSNR; translated from the exons atggatgaaattcGTTCGGCGTTTTTGGTTCCcgtgataataaaaaaaaacaataattttctGAGTCGGTTTATCGTTTCAACCGTAAATAAAAG GTTGATGGATCCAGCACAGCCTGAGCAAAGCGCTGCATTCCTGATGCCATCTACGGGAAATCTTAGCCCATCTTCAGTTCCCACCCTGCCTCCTCCAGCTTCAGTTTGCCCCACCACAAAGACATTAAACCCTCCAGCACTCAGCACTGCCAAGACATCAGATACATCCCTGCAGGAATGTGGAGGCCCAGTGTCCACCTCTTTAGTGTCCGGCTCTGTTAGCATCAGCCGACCTAGGCCCACTGCCAGATCGGGGGTAAAATCCCCCAGAACTGTGGACCCTCCTGCTATTTTAGCGACAAGCTCTACATCTCAATCCCCTACAGAGTCACTGCAAGGACGCCGCAGCCCACAGAGCTCACAAAATGCTCAACTTAACCCAGTCAAAGATGCTCAGCTCAGTCCAAATAAACCGCTAAGTCCAATTCAGACCCAGCTGAGCCCCAGCACCAAGCCTAACTCATTAACTTTCCCTAGTCCTTCTGTAACCTCTGGTTTTCTCCCTAAACCAAACTTAAATGCTCAGTCTATCCTTATTCCTCAACCTAATCTCCAGAGCCAAACTCCAGAGCCGATCATCATAAGTCCTGGCACTGCAGAAAAAGCTCCACATAAGAAGTCCACCAACGATGATGGAGATTTCAG GGTTCACATTGTCACATGGAACGTCGGTTCAGCGATGCCACCCGATGACATCAGCGGGTTGTTCAGCCCAGGAGTCAGTGATGGGAGCACAGACATGTTTATCGTTGG GCTGCAGGAAGTGAACTGTATGATCAATAAGAGGCTGAAGGATGCACTCTTCATAGATCAGTGGAGTGAGCTGTGTATGGACACGCTCGGCCGCTTCGGTTACGTGCTG GTGGCGTCTCAGAGGATGCACAGTGTTTTGCTGCTGGTTTTCTCCAAGTTTTGCCACTTGCCGTTCCTGCGTGGGATTCAGACCCAAAGCACGCGGACTGGTCTCGGTGGCTGTTGG GGAAATAAgggtggtgtgagtgtgaggatgatgatgtaCGGTCACCCCGTGTGCTTTCTAAACTGCCATCTGCCGGCTCACATGCGGAACCTGGAGCAGCGCATTGAGGACTTTGAAAGCAtcctgcagcagcagcagttcgAGGGCGGAGCCGCTGTGGGCGTGCTGGATCATGA TGTCGTGTTCTGGTTTGGTGACCTGAACTTTCGCATTGATGACTACGATATCCACGTGGTGAAAAGTGCAATAGAGAACAATAAACTGTCTGTGCTCTGGGAGAAAGATCAG CTCAACATAACGAAGAAGAGAGAGTCTGTGATGGATGAGTTTGTGGAAGGACCTCTAAATTTCCCACCGACCTACAAGTTCGATGTGGGAACACACACGTATGACACaag tgCTAAGAAGAGGAAACCTGCGTGGACAGACCGAATCCTGTGGCGACTCCGCAGGACGGGTTCGCCCGTGCCGTCCCACAATGCCGCGCTGCAGCGTGGTCTTACCTCCTGGCTCGGTGGGGCCACACGGGTCACGCAGTCCTTTTACCGCAGTCACATGCGCTACACTGTTAGTGACCACAAACCTGTATCCGCCCTCTTCTGTCTGCAT TTTCCCTTTAAGCTGGATCTGCCATTAGTCAAGCTGGAGGTGGAGAAAGAGTGGACCAAGGTGTCAGATGCTTCAGCCAAGTTTACTACAGCATCAGGTTTCCAGAGAAGCTCCTGGGACTGGGTAGGATTGTACAAG GTGGGTTTCAAACACCACAAGGACTATGCAGCCTATGTCTGGGCCAAAACAGACCATTCCACTCAG GTGACTTTTCCCGAAGAGGATTTGCCTAGAGATTCAGGAGAATACGTGCTGGGTTACTACAGTCACAACATGAACAGCATTGTGGGAATTACAGAGCCGTTCCAG GTTCAGCTACCTGTCTGTTCCCCTCCTGCCCCGCCGTGTCCGTCCCACTCGGATAGTTCGGACGCAAGCTCTGAGGATGACAGCACTCTGGTCCTGCTGGCTTCCAACTCACGCAGCCCGAGTCCCAGGACACGCTCCAATAAACGGCAACAGCGGCACCATCGCAGTCGCAGCCCGGCCGTACCTGCTCTGCAGTCCCTCAGTTTGAAACCCAGAGACTCTCCTGTTTCACCCCGCCAGGCCGCGAACACCAAGAAAGAGCGTCTGTTTTCCCCCGAGTCACCTTCTATTAGTCCTCTGAGCCCTGCCAATGGCATCAGCGTCCCAGAAGCACTGGTTGCCGCAATCCTAGGGGAACACAGAGCACCTCAGGGCCAGACCCCTGCCAAAAGCGGGGACTCTAACCGATGA
- the smtna gene encoding smoothelin produces MAAVSAGPVTEEQLAAIQDEQVLNDMLDKATDFDERRMIRAAMRELLKKKREQRDRDRAARQENLRQQGVCVGSKPANGPGNVHQHTHKTPQVKSPNPAPSGSLPKTSGSVARPPAAGVPRSSALGVPNTKDVKQMLLDWCRAKTEPYEGVKIQNFSSSWADGLAFCALVHRFFPEGFEYCTLDPYDRKANFEKAFRTAETLGGCPRLLDVDDLLRMREPDWKCVYTYVQEFYRCLVEKGLVKTKKKTP; encoded by the exons aTGGCTGCAGTCAGTGCAGGTCCAGTAACAGAGGAACAGCTTGCAGCCATCCAGGATGAGCAAGTGCTGAACGACATG CTGGACAAGGCTACGGATTTTGATGAAAGAAGAATGATCCGTGCCGCCATGAGAGAACTGCTGAAGAAAAAGCGAG AACAGAGGGACCGAGATCGTGCGGCACGGCAGGAGAACCTGCGccagcagggtgtgtgtgtcggatCAAAACCAGCCAACGGTCCTGGCAATgttcatcaacacacacata AAACACCTCAAGTGAAGTCTCCAAATCCAGCTCCTTCAGGTTCACTCCCTAAAACATCAGGAAG TGTGGCTCGTCCTCCTGCTGCTGGAGTACCCAGAAGCTCTGCGCTCGGTGTCCCAAACACCAAGGACGTCAAACAAATGTTGCTGGACTGGTGCAGAGCCAAGACCGAACCGTACGAG ggtgtgAAAATACAGAACTTCTCATCTAGTTGGGCTGACGGTCTTGCCTTCTGCGCTCTGGTGCACCGATTTTTCCCTGAGGGGTTCGAGTACTGCACTCTGGACCCATACGATCGCAAAGCCAACTTCGAGAAAGCCTTCAGGACCGCAGA GACGTTGGGTGGCTGTCCTCGTCTGCTAGATGTCGACGACTTGCTGCGAATGCGGGAGCCGgactggaagtgtgtgtacacctACGTCCAGGAGTTTTATCGCTGTTTAGTGGAAAAAGGACTCGTCAAGACCAAAAAGAAGACCCCCTaa